The Desulfurella sp. genome includes the window ATACCCACCGTATAATCCAAAAATACCGGCCCCTATAGTTAAAATTATCAGTGCCCACCTGCCCCAAATTACTTCTTCTTTTTGCGATAATGTCTTTTTGAAGGATTTAGGAATATCTCTTGTTATAATTGAGGAACCTATAACTAAAAATGAACTTGAAGTAGACATAGTAGCTGCAAGAAGCCCGGCAAAAAGTATAATAGCTAAAACAGGTGGTAAATGATTAAAAAAATGAAATATGGTTTCATCAGGTACTTTAAATGGTTTAACCTGACCTGAAGCTACTAAATACAGGACTGCCGTTCCAGGCAGTATGTATAAAAGACTCATTATGCCATAACCTACTCCGCCTACCAGTCCAAATGTTTTCAGGCTTTTATAACTTTTTAGAGAATATAGCTTTGTATTTACATGAGGTTGACCTATAACGCCAATTGCCAAAACAAAAACCCACGACATAGCAAGCGGTAGCATAATATTATCCGGATGTCCTATTGGATCTATAAACTGAGGTCCAAACAATTTACTTGATGCAATTGTTATAGTTGCATGACCCATCCCACCTGTGATATAGTAAAATCCAATAATAATGCCTATTATGCTAAATAATTTTAAGATACCTTGTAAAAAATCAACCTTTATGCTTCCAACCATACCACCGTAAACAGTGTATATAAGAGTAAATATTAATAGCGCTAAACCACCAGCTTTTACTGAAATTCCAAAAATAGAATTTAAAATGTATCCGCCGGCTAAAATTTGAGCTCCAAGGTAGGCAAATATACAGATAATTAAATTAATAGCTATCAAAAACCTTAAAGTTCTGCTTCCATATCTGACATCTCCTAAATCTGCAAATGTTTCGATATTAGTAATTACAGACATCATTCTCATTGGTTTACCATTTAGCCACATCATTAAACCGTAACTTACAGTAAAAAATATACCCATATACATTACTGCTGATCCAAATTTGTAATTAAGACCAGGTCCACCAACAAAACCAAAACCACTCATGCCAGTCGTTGCAGCGGCAAGACCGGCTACTAAAGCACCGAAAGTTTTACTGGATGCAAAAAATTTAGCACCACTTTTATCAGCCTGTTTTTTAGCACTTATTGCCCACCATAAAACTATAAGTGAATATAATAGCGTTACAATTATCTCCGCCGTTTTCATAAAAAGACCTCCCATCATTTAATTTCTTCTTCTGGTTTTTCTTCTTGTTCATGCTTTTTATTAAAATCCTCTACATCAGAAATAAACGCATCCCATTCTTTTTGCGAAATTACATTTTTCTCAAAAAGCACTGTGTATGAGAGAATAGTTGTAAGAAAGCCACCTAATACAAGAAAAACAACCCATAAAATAGCTGTTCCTGGGTGCATTCCAAGAAATAGAGTTTTTGGTATTGCATTATAGTAAAGCTTCCAATAGTAGAATAAGCCTAAAAAACCTCCCCAGAAAATTACCAAAAATGTTCCATAAGGATAAATCAAAAACATTTTATCTACCCTTGAGCCAGCTCCAATTAGCATAAAATTTGCTAAGAGTAGAATACTAAAAAATACTGTTAGAGTCGGTAACTTAGCAAAAAAAAGTATGGCAATGACGATAGCCAAAGCACCCTCCAGGATCCATATTGCGTCTTTTACTTTACCTTTAATCATAAAATTTACCCCCTTTTATAAAATTATTCAGCTTTTCTTTCTATTACAGCTTTAAATGGATCTACTTCTTCACGAAGTATTCTTAATTCTTCTTGTGTGGGCGGCTCAGTTTGTTTAGGTGTTTGCTTGATTATTAATTCAAAACCCGTGTTGTTTTTAATATCATCAATACTGACACCTGGATGAATGGATTCAAGCGTCATTCTTTTAGTTTCTTCATCAAAGCCCATAACTGCTAAGTTAGTAATAATTTTGTATGGACCTGTATTTGGTGGCAAACCTGCCTGCTCTCTAGCACCTGGTCCTGTTAGATAGCCAGGTGTAGTGATAAAGTCTATTTTGTTTGTAAATCTTCTTATTGAGTGAGGCACTACCATAACAATTCTCCATGCCATAGAAGCAAAATCGTTTGCTCCACCTGAGCCTGGAAACCTTACCTTTGGTTTTTTGTAATCGCCGATGACTGTGGAGTTAATATTGCCATAGGCATCTATTTGGGCACCCCCCAAAAAACAGTAATCAATAAGGCCTCGTTGAATCATTTCCATTTGATCACATGTAGAGCCAGTTTGAAGAGCTTTGTGCATTGTTGTTGAATCACCAACTGATATTGGCATAGCAGGAAGTACTGGAGCAACGGCACCTGCTTCAAATGTTATCAGTATATTCGGTGCATATAGTTTTTGGGCAAGCATAACAGCAGCGCACGGTATACCTGTGCCTACAGATACGCTTGCACCATCTTCAAATATTCTTGAAGCTACGCATATCATTAATTCTATATCGTTGTAAGTGTTCATCTTAGGCCCCCTTCTATGATTATTTGACTTTCTAAGTCTTTTAGGTATTCAAGCCTTCTTATGCCACCACAGTTATCCAGATACTCATAAAAATCATTGCAGTTGTATATGTTTTTATCTAAATACTCCTGGAAGGTTTTTTCGTCTTCTGCAGCTTTTAGAAATTCTCTTAAATGATCTACATCCATAAAATATTCATATGGCATATTGCATGGGTAACTCCCGTATGGTGTAGCTACTACTGCATCTACCTGGTAAAATGGTATAGTGGTGTTTTGCGGGTTATCTCTAAAGAATTCTGTCGGTACAATTTTTTCTGTGGTAATAATTACCTTTTTTGAAGCTTTTGCTATATCCACATCAGCTACAAGGACACCTCGTATATAACTATTACCATAAATATCTGCTGCATGGACATGTATAACTGCTACATCAGGATACAGTGCAGGGACAGCTAAATACTTCATACCGGTAAATGGACACGTGACTTCTTTTGCTGCTGAGTATTTTTGCGTATCTGTTCCAAGCATTGACCTTACGGGCAAGTATGATAAACCCATGGCAGCTGCTTTATAGCGCCATCCCATTGCACCATTGGACCACTCTGTTAACTGAATTGATCCACTTTCAAAGTATTTTTTTAATACCTTTGGTGCTCCAAGTGCTTCAAATGAAATAATATAAGATGCATCAGCTTTATTAAATGTTTTGCCTGCAGCCAAAAGGTCTGTATCTACATTAGATGTAAAACACGCTGCTATTAGGTTTTTTTTCTTTGCCCTTAAAAGCTCATGTATAAAAGCTGTAGGTATTCTTACAGTACCAAAGCCTCCTATGGATATATAGTCGCCTTCTTTTACAAGAGAAACTGCTTGCTTTAAATCCATGAGTTTACTTGTCATTTTTTTAGATTTTTTTCTAAAAAACTCCCTCATTTCATCTGGATGATGAAATCCCAGTAGCTCGCCAATACTTTCCATATTTGCCTCCTATTTAATATCGTTTGGTTCTAAATTTAGCTCTTTTGATTCATCGTATGAGTCATCAATACCTGCAAGATAGCGGGCTAAATTTTTTCTTGTTTCAAAATCGTATTCAATGCTTAAAGCTATTGTTTCCATAATTGGCGAACCACCCCCATGAACTCCAGCTATTTCATACCAGGCTGTCATAGGTGATGCCCCAACATCTTCTATAAACTTCCATAACTTTAATGAGTAATCAGCTGTTAGATTTGGATTTCTTACTATGAATTGTTCTAAAAATCCTTTTGTTTCTTCAGCAAAAAAATCTTCTTTAAATGGTAAGGTAACGCTTATACCACCTGCTATTTCCGTTAAAAGATTATATTCATGATAGATAAGTTCTCCTGTTAGTCTCCTGCCTACATTTGCATAAATCGGGTTTGGGAAAAATACACCGGATTTTGTTTTTTCGCCAAATACAGCAGCAGCAATTCCAGCTGCATATGCAAGCTCAGCCGCACCTGCATACTCTGTTAGTTTTTCTTTTACATGAGGTACTTTTTCTATATTGTTAGCTTGTGCTGCCAAAGAAGCTGCACCGCATAAGATGTCGGAAACTGCAGGTTTACACCCAGAATAACTATGCCTGTGGGAATCTGCAAAAAGCAACGCAAGCCTTCTGCCAAATTCCCACTCACCACACATAAACACTCTTTCTTTTGGTACGAATGTATTGTCAAATACAATAACAGAATCCGATACACCATATGTACAAAAAGGTGGTGCATTTTTATCATCTTTGTCTCTAAGCCATACGGGTCTTGTTATTAGATGCATATTATCCCAATCTCCAGGTAAGGCAAAAGCTACGGCAAAATCCCTATCGTCTGCTTTAAGTGCACGTGTGGGGATTACTATTATCTCGTCTGCGTAAGCTGCTTGTGTAACAGACATTTTGAAACCGCTAACTATTATTCCATCCTTTCTTTCTTCTACTATATGAACATAATGGTCTTTGTTTTGTTGTTCGCTGGGTCTTTTTAATCTGTCACCTTTTGAGTCCGTCTGGGCACAACAACCAACAAGGTCATTTTCCTGGTAATCCTTTAAATAATTCATAAATCTTTCATGGTAGTTTGTACCTTTTGCTTCATCAATTTCTTTTGTGCAAATAGCTAAAGCATTTATGGCATCATGTCCCATACAGCGCTGAATACAACCACCTACTCTCCTTGCGGCAAGCCTTATTAGCTTTTGTTTTTGCATCAAATCGTATGGGTTTTGAGGCAGGTAAGCCCAGCGGTTTACTTCTTTATTTATTAGATTTGAATGAGCCGTTGCTACATTTTTCCATTTTTCATCTTGAGCTAAATCAAATGTCACTCCAAGTACATTAAGGCCAGGTCTTAGCCTGGGGTCATCCCTTGTAACCTTTTTGCCACCTATGTATACATTGGGTTTCATAGAAAATAATTTTTCAAAGTATTGTTCTTTTGTTCTAAGCATTAAAGCCTCCTTTAGATAATTGTTTGGGCGCCATCTATGATAATTTCTGCGCCTGTTAAAAAGCTAGGAGCGCTTGCTAGATAAATAAATGTACTTTCAAGTTCACTTAATTCTCCAACCCTTTTTACTGGTATGCGCTCTTTTATGTATTCTTTTCCTTTTTGTGTATTAAAAAATGATTTATTGATGTCTGTTAAAAAATACCCGGGACAAACTACATTTACCTGGATATTGTATTTTATAAGTTCTAATGCCAGCACTTTGCTAAAGTGTATAACAGCTGCTTTACTTGTGCAGTAACCACTCATGTATGGTGTTGCAAGTTTTCCTAAGATCGAAGCAATGTTAATAATTTTGCCACTATTTTGGGCAACCATTATTTTTGCGACTTGTTGGGATACAAAAAATGTTCCTT containing:
- a CDS encoding CoA-transferase subunit beta, translated to MNTYNDIELMICVASRIFEDGASVSVGTGIPCAAVMLAQKLYAPNILITFEAGAVAPVLPAMPISVGDSTTMHKALQTGSTCDQMEMIQRGLIDYCFLGGAQIDAYGNINSTVIGDYKKPKVRFPGSGGANDFASMAWRIVMVVPHSIRRFTNKIDFITTPGYLTGPGAREQAGLPPNTGPYKIITNLAVMGFDEETKRMTLESIHPGVSIDDIKNNTGFELIIKQTPKQTEPPTQEELRILREEVDPFKAVIERKAE
- a CDS encoding CoA transferase subunit A — its product is MESIGELLGFHHPDEMREFFRKKSKKMTSKLMDLKQAVSLVKEGDYISIGGFGTVRIPTAFIHELLRAKKKNLIAACFTSNVDTDLLAAGKTFNKADASYIISFEALGAPKVLKKYFESGSIQLTEWSNGAMGWRYKAAAMGLSYLPVRSMLGTDTQKYSAAKEVTCPFTGMKYLAVPALYPDVAVIHVHAADIYGNSYIRGVLVADVDIAKASKKVIITTEKIVPTEFFRDNPQNTTIPFYQVDAVVATPYGSYPCNMPYEYFMDVDHLREFLKAAEDEKTFQEYLDKNIYNCNDFYEYLDNCGGIRRLEYLKDLESQIIIEGGLR
- a CDS encoding 4-hydroxyphenylacetate 3-hydroxylase N-terminal domain-containing protein, translating into MLRTKEQYFEKLFSMKPNVYIGGKKVTRDDPRLRPGLNVLGVTFDLAQDEKWKNVATAHSNLINKEVNRWAYLPQNPYDLMQKQKLIRLAARRVGGCIQRCMGHDAINALAICTKEIDEAKGTNYHERFMNYLKDYQENDLVGCCAQTDSKGDRLKRPSEQQNKDHYVHIVEERKDGIIVSGFKMSVTQAAYADEIIVIPTRALKADDRDFAVAFALPGDWDNMHLITRPVWLRDKDDKNAPPFCTYGVSDSVIVFDNTFVPKERVFMCGEWEFGRRLALLFADSHRHSYSGCKPAVSDILCGAASLAAQANNIEKVPHVKEKLTEYAGAAELAYAAGIAAAVFGEKTKSGVFFPNPIYANVGRRLTGELIYHEYNLLTEIAGGISVTLPFKEDFFAEETKGFLEQFIVRNPNLTADYSLKLWKFIEDVGASPMTAWYEIAGVHGGGSPIMETIALSIEYDFETRKNLARYLAGIDDSYDESKELNLEPNDIK
- a CDS encoding SDR family NAD(P)-dependent oxidoreductase; translation: MYEIDLKGKCALVTGGYKGIGYTASIALAKAKANIVIAARNYELCLQKAKELRSIFGINCLAVKMDVSDLESVKNAVSKVKDEFGKIDILINAAGISGVQKPVIELSESEFDEVFNIDFKGTFFVSQQVAKIMVAQNSGKIINIASILGKLATPYMSGYCTSKAAVIHFSKVLALELIKYNIQVNVVCPGYFLTDINKSFFNTQKGKEYIKERIPVKRVGELSELESTFIYLASAPSFLTGAEIIIDGAQTII